One genomic window of Verrucomicrobiia bacterium includes the following:
- a CDS encoding non-canonical purine NTP pyrophosphatase, with the protein MKPLHFITSNRTKLEHARYLALRHGIQVRGKRYYGIAYSEPRSSNRTDLLKKSYEDALARWTRTSGGRDGFFFIEDTSVIVHALSENEEVPGVDVKYWMQSTSFPMLDSLLKPSGNRAVTVRSDVILHMPKAFADAHNLDPVQQFTGKTTGRIVEREIPIETNLLYPWLDGKTFNKWFIPDGQSLPLSCLSIEEADRYDIRKDSIGAMYNFLLENRALEFEVSSRQPRTIGFLPGLFPPILAICGLPCAGKTTLGKHLSLKHGYFHIEASDFMRKAFYERHGLDSTLSIERFAEEALKATPDIVASQIIEEVTKSHVERIIITGFRSPGELVSFRKQYFGPLQFECWYISSNQEVRFDRSIKRARTDAAESFAAFKKRDAVQNRMGLDKIRKDAKLKTIENVNTIRDFIKKCEREFDIGTFQPVTLIEQPPEERPTSLEEAILIGMLLATRQGKNDLSTTQIAHFLNELFKSHSQTSKNNVSRYFNFKYSPYYKLSKIDGVNRYELSATGYSKAIGLLRTKVTPHQ; encoded by the coding sequence ATGAAGCCATTGCACTTCATCACCTCAAATCGCACGAAGCTCGAACATGCGCGCTACCTAGCTTTAAGGCATGGGATTCAGGTCAGGGGGAAAAGATACTATGGAATTGCGTATAGTGAGCCACGTTCTTCAAACAGAACAGACTTGCTCAAAAAGAGCTATGAAGATGCTTTAGCGAGATGGACCAGAACCTCAGGTGGTCGAGATGGTTTTTTTTTCATTGAAGACACTTCTGTAATCGTTCATGCGCTTAGCGAGAATGAGGAGGTTCCTGGGGTAGATGTGAAGTATTGGATGCAATCCACCTCCTTTCCAATGTTGGATTCGCTCCTGAAGCCTTCCGGCAACCGAGCTGTGACTGTGAGATCGGATGTCATCTTGCATATGCCTAAAGCATTTGCTGATGCCCACAATTTAGATCCCGTTCAGCAATTTACGGGTAAAACTACGGGTAGGATCGTTGAACGCGAAATCCCCATTGAAACTAATCTGCTTTACCCGTGGCTTGACGGAAAAACATTTAACAAATGGTTTATCCCCGATGGCCAAAGCTTACCTCTCAGTTGCCTCTCAATTGAAGAAGCTGACCGCTATGACATAAGAAAAGACTCCATTGGAGCAATGTACAATTTTCTACTCGAAAACAGGGCACTCGAGTTCGAAGTTTCCTCTAGACAGCCTAGAACAATTGGATTTCTGCCGGGCCTCTTTCCCCCAATTCTAGCAATCTGCGGCTTGCCTTGTGCCGGCAAAACTACTCTAGGCAAACATCTATCACTAAAACATGGATACTTTCACATTGAGGCGAGCGATTTCATGCGAAAAGCCTTTTACGAAAGGCATGGGCTTGATTCGACGCTTTCTATCGAAAGGTTTGCAGAAGAAGCTCTGAAAGCCACACCTGATATAGTAGCCAGCCAAATCATTGAAGAAGTGACTAAAAGTCACGTAGAGCGAATCATCATCACTGGGTTTCGCTCACCCGGCGAGCTTGTTTCATTTCGCAAACAATACTTTGGGCCCCTGCAGTTTGAATGCTGGTATATTTCATCGAATCAAGAGGTTCGCTTTGATCGGAGCATTAAACGGGCAAGAACTGATGCGGCAGAATCGTTTGCTGCCTTCAAAAAAAGAGATGCTGTTCAGAATAGAATGGGACTCGATAAAATTCGCAAAGATGCAAAATTAAAAACGATTGAAAACGTGAACACCATCAGAGACTTCATCAAAAAGTGTGAACGCGAATTTGATATCGGAACATTTCAACCAGTAACCTTGATAGAACAACCACCCGAGGAACGCCCAACCAGTCTTGAGGAAGCAATCCTCATCGGCATGCTTTTGGCCACTCGACAGGGGAAAAATGATTTATCAACTACTCAAATAGCGCACTTCTTGAACGAGTTATTTAAATCCCATTCGCAAACCAGCAAAAACAATGTTAGTCGCTATTTTAATTTTAAGTATAGTCCCTATTACAAACTCAGCAAGATTGATGGGGTGAATCGTTATGAGCTGTCAGCGACGGGCTACAGTAAAGCGATTGGGTTACTTAGAACAAAAGTTACACCACACCAGTAA
- a CDS encoding beta-ribofuranosylaminobenzene 5'-phosphate synthase family protein, with the protein MHLKPHETVTITVHPRLHLTLIGMNENGHRVNGGVGFSVASPTANITVRRASHLSVIDRRPSPLEPIEIEKLMGTVRGMGLGSFEVTIEGHLPSHCGFGSATALRLATIEGVSEIADTKIDRLEAVRLSGRGGTSGIGITTYFDGGIVCDIGVRHSANVLAPSSAIEGTRPTPYILHAKPMPSWPIGICIPGNIASLSLLEETEFFQNSCPIPTSEVYSTLYEVIYGLIASAAENDIHTFCNSIRQIQTCRWKALERDLYGPTLLSLEESIYKAGALAVGMSSLGPGLFFLAENLPSTVANLRERLPSHTWIATACHNLGRSKVHT; encoded by the coding sequence ATGCATCTGAAGCCCCATGAAACAGTAACCATAACCGTCCATCCTAGACTGCACTTGACTCTGATAGGGATGAACGAGAATGGCCATAGAGTTAACGGCGGAGTCGGGTTTTCGGTCGCCAGCCCCACTGCGAACATCACAGTCCGCCGAGCTTCGCATTTATCCGTTATTGACCGGCGCCCATCTCCTTTGGAACCAATCGAAATCGAAAAGCTGATGGGAACAGTGAGGGGCATGGGGCTGGGTTCCTTCGAAGTCACAATCGAAGGCCATCTTCCGTCTCATTGTGGATTTGGGTCAGCCACGGCATTGCGATTGGCGACAATCGAAGGCGTTTCCGAGATCGCCGACACTAAAATCGACCGGCTAGAAGCTGTTCGCTTATCCGGGCGAGGAGGAACTTCAGGCATTGGCATCACCACATATTTTGATGGCGGCATTGTGTGTGACATCGGTGTCAGACACTCAGCCAACGTTCTTGCCCCCTCATCAGCGATTGAAGGAACTCGTCCTACACCCTATATACTCCATGCGAAGCCAATGCCAAGCTGGCCAATAGGAATATGTATACCAGGTAACATTGCCTCACTGAGCCTATTAGAAGAAACAGAGTTTTTTCAGAATTCCTGTCCAATCCCAACAAGCGAAGTTTACAGCACCCTATATGAAGTCATCTATGGTTTGATCGCAAGCGCTGCCGAGAACGATATTCATACTTTCTGCAATTCCATTAGGCAGATTCAGACATGCCGGTGGAAGGCTTTGGAACGAGATTTGTACGGTCCAACGCTTCTCTCTCTTGAGGAATCCATATACAAAGCAGGCGCGTTAGCAGTTGGCATGTCAAGCTTAGGCCCGGGTCTTTTTTTCTTGGCAGAAAACTTACCTTCTACAGTTGCAAATCTTAGAGAGCGTTTACCCTCACATACATGGATTGCAACGGCTTGCCACAACCTTGGCCGCAGTAAAGTTCACACATGA
- a CDS encoding DNA adenine methylase yields the protein MAQRSKNRFKTTAFAKRIASKGNVPEATAYAGMPTTRYQGSKRKILPWLDETFQRLEFETVLDVFGGTGSVSYLLKSMGKRVTYNDYLLWNHAIGTALIENDGIKLDEREIQYLIQPVHPDTQGFVTQHFKNIYFTHRENQWIDTITTRIETLFPDPKKDRYKRALARYCLYQTCLVKRPFNLFHRANLSLRQADVERSFGNKTTWDTSFAKHYVNFAEEINESIIKGKHPCKAIHHEATAIPARKYDLIYLDPPYLRTGKALETADYHRCYHFLEGLAQYANWDKMIDRASSLKLIQPKSQNPWISTEASTEALETLLDKFQNSTVVISYRKFGCPSIDTLRRILQRRGKKVTVQSKHYKYALNQQNGSAAQNRECLVIGR from the coding sequence GTGGCACAACGTTCGAAGAACAGGTTCAAGACGACTGCATTTGCAAAACGTATTGCATCAAAGGGTAACGTCCCTGAGGCAACAGCATACGCAGGGATGCCGACGACACGCTATCAAGGAAGCAAACGCAAAATTCTCCCTTGGCTAGATGAAACATTTCAGAGACTCGAATTCGAGACGGTCCTAGATGTATTTGGTGGTACTGGTTCAGTAAGCTATCTCCTTAAAAGCATGGGGAAACGGGTAACGTACAATGATTACCTGCTTTGGAACCACGCAATCGGAACCGCGCTTATTGAAAACGACGGCATCAAACTAGATGAAAGGGAGATACAGTATTTAATCCAACCGGTTCACCCAGATACCCAAGGATTTGTCACACAGCATTTTAAAAATATTTATTTCACACACCGAGAGAATCAATGGATTGACACAATTACTACTAGAATCGAAACATTATTTCCCGACCCAAAAAAAGATCGCTACAAAAGAGCACTTGCCCGTTACTGTCTTTATCAAACCTGCCTAGTTAAGAGACCATTCAATCTTTTTCACCGGGCAAACCTCAGTTTGCGTCAAGCGGACGTTGAACGAAGTTTCGGCAACAAAACAACTTGGGATACATCCTTTGCCAAGCACTACGTCAATTTCGCAGAAGAAATTAATGAATCCATTATCAAAGGTAAACATCCGTGTAAGGCAATTCATCACGAAGCCACAGCAATTCCAGCAAGGAAGTATGATTTGATATATCTTGACCCTCCTTATTTAAGGACTGGCAAGGCACTCGAAACAGCTGACTACCATCGTTGCTACCATTTTCTTGAAGGCTTGGCACAATATGCCAATTGGGACAAAATGATAGACAGAGCAAGCAGCTTAAAGTTAATACAGCCGAAGTCCCAAAACCCATGGATTTCTACCGAGGCTAGCACAGAAGCACTGGAAACTTTGCTGGACAAATTCCAGAACAGCACCGTAGTGATATCTTACCGCAAATTTGGCTGTCCCTCTATCGACACTCTACGACGCATTCTTCAACGCCGTGGAAAAAAAGTGACCGTGCAAAGCAAACATTATAAATACGCCCTAAACCAACAAAATGGCTCTGCCGCACAAAACAGAGAATGCTTGGTTATCGGAAGATAG
- a CDS encoding aconitase family protein, whose product MTLTEKLLARAAGKASVQAGDNIWVKADVLMTHDVCGPGTIGVFKREFGKDAKVWDRERVVIIPDHYIFTSDSKSNRNVDILREFSKAQGLPYFYDVIDDPNGEWKYDAAKGNLKRQYGSQYAGVCHAALPAKGHTRPGEVLFGTDSHTCMAGAFNEFATGIGNTDAGFVMGTGRLLIKVPESMHFRLEGKMQPGVMAKDIILHVIGEIGFDGATYRAMQFDGPGVDSLSMDDRMTIANMAIEAGGKNAIFPFDARTAEYVDARTNLNGTKQSYEPVFADKDQKFVYELTVDLSKLEPTVACHPDPGQRKKAKEMNMKLDRAYVGSCTGGKTSDFVEFARVLRGHKVSIDTFGVPATPQIVHELQTTRWGGKTIWEILVDAGVRMTENAGCAACLGGPVDTFGRINQAGLKCISATNRNFPGRMGDKESQVFLASPATVAASAIAGKITDPREYISN is encoded by the coding sequence ATGACGTTGACTGAAAAGCTGCTCGCCCGCGCCGCCGGGAAAGCCTCCGTGCAGGCGGGGGACAATATCTGGGTGAAGGCCGATGTCCTCATGACGCACGATGTGTGCGGCCCGGGGACGATCGGCGTGTTCAAACGCGAATTCGGCAAGGATGCCAAGGTCTGGGACCGCGAACGCGTGGTCATCATCCCGGATCACTACATTTTCACGTCGGACTCGAAGTCGAACCGCAACGTGGACATCCTCCGCGAGTTCTCGAAGGCGCAGGGCCTGCCTTACTTCTATGACGTGATCGATGACCCGAACGGCGAGTGGAAGTATGACGCCGCGAAGGGGAACTTGAAGCGGCAATACGGCAGCCAGTACGCGGGCGTTTGCCACGCGGCGTTGCCAGCCAAAGGTCACACGCGTCCGGGCGAAGTGCTGTTCGGCACGGATTCGCACACGTGCATGGCGGGTGCTTTCAATGAGTTCGCAACGGGCATCGGCAACACGGACGCCGGGTTCGTGATGGGCACGGGCCGTCTGCTGATCAAGGTGCCGGAGTCGATGCATTTCCGTCTGGAAGGCAAGATGCAGCCGGGCGTGATGGCGAAGGATATCATCCTGCACGTGATCGGTGAGATCGGCTTCGACGGCGCGACGTATCGCGCGATGCAGTTCGATGGACCGGGCGTGGACAGCCTCTCGATGGATGACCGTATGACGATCGCGAACATGGCGATCGAGGCCGGTGGCAAGAACGCGATCTTCCCATTCGACGCCCGCACGGCGGAATACGTGGATGCCCGCACGAACTTGAACGGCACGAAGCAGTCTTACGAGCCGGTGTTCGCGGATAAGGACCAGAAGTTCGTTTACGAACTCACGGTTGATCTCAGCAAGCTGGAGCCGACGGTGGCGTGCCATCCTGATCCGGGCCAACGCAAGAAGGCGAAGGAGATGAACATGAAGCTGGATCGCGCGTATGTGGGCTCCTGCACGGGCGGCAAGACGAGCGATTTCGTGGAGTTCGCCCGCGTGTTGCGCGGTCACAAGGTGAGCATCGATACGTTTGGTGTGCCCGCCACGCCGCAGATCGTGCACGAGCTGCAAACGACGCGTTGGGGCGGCAAGACGATTTGGGAAATCCTGGTGGACGCGGGTGTGCGCATGACGGAGAACGCCGGTTGCGCCGCGTGCCTGGGCGGTCCGGTGGATACGTTCGGCCGCATCAATCAGGCGGGCCTGAAGTGCATCAGCGCCACGAACCGCAACTTCCCCGGTCGCATGGGCGATAAGGAATCGCAGGTGTTCCTGGCCAGCCCCGCGACGGTCGCCGCGAGCGCCATCGCCGGCAAGATCACGGATCCGCGCGAGTATATCTCGAATTAA
- a CDS encoding response regulator transcription factor, whose amino-acid sequence MTNEAVLNPVTASTITVWLVEDHRTYGARLMQALNRLPNIHCTQRFTTSEDAVTHLRTDDPPKVLLMDVGLPGMSGIDAIPALRSHAPESSIVILTVFEEEEKIFRAICAGAAGYLLKTSSPEEIAHALHTVASGGSPINPIIARRVLSMFSREHSPHHDYGLSPREKEILDLLVKGKTIKEAAGMLGIGYYTADEYIRGVYEKLHVTSRAGAVAKAVKERIVAH is encoded by the coding sequence ATGACAAATGAAGCTGTCCTCAATCCCGTGACCGCCAGCACCATCACTGTGTGGCTGGTGGAAGATCATCGCACCTACGGCGCACGGTTGATGCAGGCGCTAAACCGCCTGCCGAACATCCATTGCACCCAGCGCTTCACCACCAGCGAGGATGCTGTGACGCACTTGAGAACGGATGATCCGCCCAAGGTCCTGCTCATGGATGTGGGATTGCCCGGTATGAGCGGCATCGATGCCATCCCTGCCCTGCGCAGTCACGCGCCGGAATCTTCCATCGTCATCCTCACGGTGTTCGAGGAGGAGGAGAAGATCTTCCGGGCCATCTGCGCGGGGGCGGCGGGTTACTTGCTGAAGACGTCTTCGCCGGAAGAGATCGCCCATGCGCTGCACACTGTGGCGAGTGGTGGATCGCCGATCAATCCCATCATCGCGCGGCGTGTGCTCTCCATGTTCTCGCGCGAACATTCGCCGCATCACGACTACGGCCTGAGCCCGCGTGAGAAGGAGATCCTGGATCTGCTCGTCAAAGGCAAGACCATCAAGGAAGCCGCTGGCATGCTGGGCATCGGCTACTACACGGCGGATGAATACATCCGCGGCGTGTATGAGAAACTGCACGTGACCAGCCGTGCCGGTGCCGTGGCGAAGGCGGTGAAGGAACGGATCGTGGCGCATTAA
- a CDS encoding ATP-binding protein: MTRFSQDLQTIQSERAMLLQWLNALPPAPKAQLMERLGHHSDYSTSPDSVEWVELDLGTEEPIDAVVLIAAAGNSGGSVPVGYGFPVRFQVEFAGDPQSRQEHRHRVAEFTREDFPNPKALPVYLATQNRRARFVRITATKLYRSEGRYLFALGEIMLLQKGRNIANRVSLTKIVSNRSMGTIPLWGRQNLVDGYTALGAPVGKQTSPTLGYKSAGIRFPDRPRTTPMAEASNPEKWVQVDLGDAYDVSDVSLFPARAPEFAHRPGYGFPLRYRVELSLDPDFEGHTTIGPFFRGPLEPSRDEPNPGDCPLSFYAGGKTARYVRVTATELHNSNGAYLFALAELEVWSHGQNVAYKKPVSALDSTEAKGWSMASLVDGYNSESNILEWQGWLAGLSRRREALYNLAMLDMRKGQLLSHYQSRASKAGVGFLISVFFALSIVLIRQRQQKRQELETLRLRISQDLHDEIGSSLCSIALISREVMNNKDNAGLVADDANEIQKIVRSTADSMHDIIQLVHSNAYERGDLRQHLQEIADRLLRSIPHTLNYKANAIPTGTPVDKKHDLVLMFKETLHNVAKHSQASQVQIEFARNNGSIVLSVKDDGLGFEPATAQNSGMGLTNLHRRARKHGGQVDIHSTRGKGTQISISIPAYDK, encoded by the coding sequence ATGACAAGATTCAGCCAGGATCTTCAGACCATCCAGTCCGAGAGGGCAATGCTGTTGCAATGGTTGAACGCCCTTCCACCCGCTCCCAAGGCTCAACTCATGGAGCGGCTCGGGCATCACAGCGATTACTCGACGTCACCTGATTCTGTGGAATGGGTGGAACTGGATCTGGGCACAGAAGAACCAATCGATGCCGTAGTGTTGATCGCAGCGGCCGGAAACAGCGGCGGCAGTGTGCCGGTGGGTTACGGTTTTCCCGTGCGTTTCCAGGTGGAATTCGCAGGTGATCCGCAGAGCCGGCAAGAACACCGTCACCGTGTAGCGGAGTTTACCCGGGAAGATTTTCCGAATCCAAAAGCGCTGCCCGTTTACCTCGCAACGCAAAACCGAAGAGCACGGTTTGTCCGCATCACAGCCACTAAACTTTACCGTTCGGAAGGGCGCTATCTGTTCGCCCTGGGTGAGATCATGCTGTTGCAGAAAGGAAGGAACATCGCCAATCGTGTGAGTCTGACCAAGATCGTTTCCAACCGCTCTATGGGCACCATTCCATTGTGGGGACGGCAGAATTTAGTGGATGGATACACCGCTTTGGGAGCGCCTGTCGGCAAGCAGACCAGCCCTACGCTCGGCTATAAGAGCGCGGGCATCCGCTTTCCAGACAGACCCAGAACAACCCCGATGGCAGAGGCTTCCAATCCTGAGAAATGGGTGCAGGTGGATCTGGGTGATGCCTACGACGTCAGCGATGTCTCGTTGTTTCCGGCGAGAGCGCCGGAGTTCGCGCATCGGCCAGGATATGGTTTTCCATTGCGTTATCGGGTGGAACTGTCGTTGGACCCGGATTTCGAAGGCCACACCACCATCGGGCCTTTTTTTAGAGGCCCATTGGAGCCCAGCCGGGATGAGCCGAACCCTGGGGATTGTCCACTCTCATTTTATGCAGGTGGCAAGACGGCGCGTTATGTAAGGGTGACGGCCACAGAATTGCACAACAGCAATGGCGCGTACCTCTTCGCGCTCGCGGAACTCGAGGTCTGGTCCCATGGGCAGAACGTGGCGTATAAGAAGCCTGTTTCCGCATTAGATTCTACGGAGGCAAAGGGATGGTCGATGGCTTCGTTAGTGGACGGATACAACAGTGAAAGCAACATCCTAGAATGGCAGGGCTGGCTGGCAGGGCTCTCACGACGCCGCGAAGCCCTCTACAATCTGGCGATGCTGGACATGCGCAAGGGGCAGTTGCTGAGTCATTACCAAAGCAGGGCGAGCAAAGCAGGCGTGGGTTTCCTAATCTCGGTTTTTTTCGCGCTGTCGATCGTACTGATCCGCCAGCGCCAGCAGAAGCGGCAGGAGCTGGAAACTTTGCGCCTGCGCATTTCGCAAGACCTGCATGATGAGATCGGCAGCAGCTTGTGCAGCATCGCGCTCATCAGCCGTGAGGTGATGAACAACAAGGACAACGCGGGATTGGTGGCCGATGATGCGAATGAGATCCAAAAAATCGTGCGCAGCACAGCAGATTCCATGCACGACATCATCCAGCTCGTGCACTCTAACGCCTACGAGCGCGGAGACTTGCGCCAGCACCTGCAAGAGATCGCTGATCGTTTGCTGCGTTCCATTCCTCATACCTTGAATTACAAGGCCAATGCCATCCCCACTGGCACTCCGGTGGACAAGAAGCATGATCTCGTGCTGATGTTCAAAGAGACGTTGCACAACGTGGCCAAACATTCCCAGGCAAGCCAGGTGCAGATCGAATTCGCGCGGAACAACGGATCGATCGTCCTGTCCGTCAAAGATGACGGGTTGGGTTTCGAGCCTGCCACCGCACAAAATTCTGGCATGGGCCTGACCAATCTCCATCGGCGCGCCCGCAAGCATGGCGGGCAAGTGGACATCCATTCCACCCGCGGCAAAGGCACGCAAATCTCCATCAGCATCCCTGCGTATGACAAATGA
- a CDS encoding DUF1592 domain-containing protein — MVKPFFAQHCVSCHGEKKHKGDLRVDTLSTSFSTGIEVSRWTEIMDRINSGDMPPKEEPKPDAKDIDRVVEWIAAQLHEAEAAQHAKGSEKVVFRRLTREEYAHTIRDLLGVTYEVKGPQGLPEEPDWQGFERIGSVLSISPTHVEKYLQAASVVLDEAMVSGERPVSETVRWDPFDLRPKWGDRLRKAHTKWGDVDKVRVDIQPGNTSLSNIAGTLDLLIKRAGIYNVRIKLSGLRPKGGPAPRFQVYLADLDRVLLETDVDTAEDQPIILEFKAHLPAGAHRVGFNNMIPGAAMSPRISGDHMTFAFTGFDKRPPWQLKLTDDHYQAVVPMLLMDYVEWEGPVYETWPTVAYQRIFYGNENTAKDMNYARGILQKFMERAYRRPVQGNEVELIAKVVEKELKRGEAFENAVKLGLMSVLCSKDFLYLVEGSTANTATRLNDWELASRLSYFLWSTMPDDKLFDLARAGKLSQPDVLKAEAQRMLKDPKAKHFSDSFARQWLQLRNVGMFPPDKGLYPKYTDYLEKCMVNETTGFFQEVLQKNLSIRDFLKSDWTMLNDRLADHYGIKDVKGQEFRPVVLKPETQRGGLLTQAAILSQTSDGQRTRPVHRGKWVMETILGKTPPPPPANVGEIEAASANQPKRSLREKLEAHRNDAACAGCHQKIDPYGLTFENFDAVGAWRTVERINDGKGVSPTIDASGELPDGRKFSGPEQLKQLMAQDLDQFAIVFTQKLATYATRRSMTFSDRAELAQIAAKEKADGYKLQDMVESLILSDLFRKR; from the coding sequence GTGGTTAAACCTTTTTTTGCCCAGCATTGCGTCAGTTGCCATGGGGAGAAGAAGCATAAGGGCGACTTGCGGGTGGATACGCTTTCCACAAGTTTTTCCACGGGGATCGAAGTGAGCCGCTGGACGGAGATCATGGACCGGATCAATTCCGGGGACATGCCGCCCAAGGAAGAGCCAAAGCCGGATGCCAAGGACATCGATCGCGTGGTGGAATGGATCGCTGCTCAACTTCATGAAGCAGAAGCTGCGCAACATGCGAAAGGTTCCGAAAAAGTCGTCTTCCGTCGGCTGACGCGAGAGGAGTATGCCCATACTATCCGTGATTTGCTGGGCGTGACTTATGAGGTCAAGGGACCTCAAGGATTACCAGAGGAGCCGGATTGGCAGGGCTTCGAGCGTATCGGTTCTGTTCTCAGCATTTCGCCCACGCATGTGGAAAAGTATCTGCAAGCGGCGTCCGTGGTGTTGGATGAGGCTATGGTCTCTGGTGAAAGGCCTGTTTCCGAGACGGTGCGTTGGGATCCATTTGATCTTCGCCCCAAGTGGGGTGACCGGTTGCGCAAAGCCCATACTAAATGGGGAGATGTGGATAAAGTTCGCGTAGATATCCAACCGGGCAATACCTCCCTCAGCAACATCGCTGGCACCTTGGACCTCCTCATCAAGCGCGCGGGCATCTACAATGTACGGATCAAGCTCAGTGGCTTGCGGCCCAAGGGCGGTCCGGCACCACGTTTTCAAGTCTATCTTGCGGATTTGGATCGCGTGCTGTTGGAGACAGACGTGGATACTGCGGAGGACCAGCCGATCATCTTGGAGTTCAAAGCCCACTTGCCTGCGGGGGCGCATCGCGTTGGATTCAACAACATGATCCCTGGCGCAGCGATGTCGCCCCGCATTTCGGGTGATCACATGACGTTCGCCTTCACGGGCTTCGACAAACGTCCGCCGTGGCAGCTCAAGCTGACAGATGACCATTACCAAGCAGTCGTGCCCATGTTGTTGATGGATTATGTGGAGTGGGAAGGGCCAGTGTATGAGACGTGGCCAACTGTGGCGTATCAGCGAATCTTTTACGGCAATGAAAATACCGCGAAAGACATGAACTATGCGCGGGGAATCCTGCAGAAGTTCATGGAACGAGCCTATCGGCGGCCGGTGCAGGGTAACGAAGTGGAACTGATAGCCAAGGTGGTGGAGAAGGAGTTGAAACGTGGTGAAGCATTTGAGAATGCGGTGAAGCTGGGCTTGATGAGTGTCCTTTGCTCGAAAGATTTCCTCTATCTGGTGGAAGGTTCTACAGCGAACACAGCTACCCGTTTGAATGATTGGGAGCTGGCCTCACGCCTCTCCTATTTCCTGTGGAGCACGATGCCGGATGATAAGTTGTTTGATCTCGCGAGGGCAGGGAAGTTGAGCCAGCCCGATGTGCTAAAGGCAGAAGCGCAACGGATGCTGAAAGATCCCAAGGCGAAGCATTTCTCGGATTCATTTGCCCGCCAATGGCTGCAATTGCGGAACGTAGGCATGTTCCCGCCAGATAAGGGACTTTATCCGAAATACACGGATTACCTGGAGAAATGCATGGTGAATGAGACGACTGGTTTCTTCCAGGAGGTGTTGCAAAAGAATCTGAGCATCCGTGATTTCCTCAAGTCTGACTGGACGATGCTGAATGACCGTTTGGCGGACCATTACGGCATTAAGGACGTGAAAGGGCAGGAGTTTCGCCCGGTGGTTCTCAAGCCGGAAACGCAACGTGGGGGATTGCTGACGCAGGCGGCGATTCTAAGCCAGACTTCCGATGGCCAGCGGACACGCCCGGTGCATCGCGGCAAGTGGGTGATGGAAACCATTCTTGGGAAAACACCACCACCACCGCCTGCCAATGTCGGCGAGATCGAAGCTGCTTCGGCAAACCAACCCAAACGCTCGTTACGTGAGAAATTGGAAGCGCATCGCAATGATGCCGCCTGTGCCGGTTGCCATCAAAAAATTGATCCGTATGGCCTCACATTCGAGAACTTCGACGCCGTCGGTGCCTGGCGCACAGTGGAGAGGATCAACGATGGTAAAGGTGTCAGTCCGACGATCGATGCCAGTGGTGAATTGCCGGATGGTCGCAAGTTCAGCGGACCGGAGCAGTTGAAACAATTGATGGCCCAAGATTTGGACCAGTTTGCCATCGTCTTTACGCAAAAGCTCGCCACCTATGCCACGCGTCGCAGCATGACCTTTTCGGATCGTGCTGAACTGGCCCAGATCGCCGCCAAAGAAAAAGCGGATGGCTACAAATTACAGGACATGGTGGAGAGCCTGATCCTCAGTGACCTCTTCCGCAAACGGTGA